A window of Nocardia arthritidis genomic DNA:
ACCACCCCGCCACGCCGCGGCGCCGCTCGCGGTGTGCGCACTCGGATCCCGGCCTCGTCGGCCCGTGCCAACACCCGTTCGGTACACCGCAGCGAATGCTCACGAATCGCCCGCACCCCCACCTCGGCGAGCAGATCGAGCCCGACCCGAGACAGCATGGCGGTCAACGGAATCGGCGTACCACCGGCCAGCCGCCTGGCATCGGCCGCCCAGTCCCGCGCCGGACGGAACGACAGCGGATCCGCGCCCGCGAACCACCCGGTCGCCGCGGGACGCAGTGTCGGCAACAGCTCCTCGCGCGCATACAAAAACGCGGTGTGCGCCCCGCACAGCCATTTGTGCGCCCCGCCGAGCACGAAATCCGCACGAAGCGTGCGCAGATCGATCGGCACCACTCCGACGGTCTGGAATGCGTCGACGATTACCAACGCACCCATCTCGTGTGCGCGGGCGACGATCCGCTCCAGATCGAGCAGGCCGCCGGTGAGGTAGCTGCCGTGCGCGACGCAGACCAGCAGGGTCCGCTCATCGATCGCCGATACCACTGCGTCCGTGTCGAATTCGACCGTCACCGGCTGGGCGCCATATTTCGCGAACCCCTGCCACAGAAACGGCACCGTTGGGAATTCCTGGTCGGTGATGACCACTTTCGCGCGCTCGGCAGCGAAATCGAAGCAGGTGGCGAGCCGGCCGAGCAGCGTGGTCAGATTTGTATCGATCACCACGGTTTCCGGTGTGGCGCCGAGGAATTCGGCAAGGGCCCGGACGTAGTCGTCGAATTCGCCGAGCCAGCCGTACCAGGCGTCGTCGCGCCAGGTGCGCAACGTCTCCCAGTAGCGCCGCAGTACCGCTTCGGCGCCGCGCGGTATCGCTCCGGTCGAATTGCTGTTGAGGTAGACGCAGGTCTCCAGCACGGGGAATTCCGCGCGCAGCGCATGGTTCATATGGCCGCGGACCTCCTGGTCTCGCCCGGTGCGTAACCGCCGTCGCGGCGCCAGCTCGCCGTCAGCTCGTCCCTGGCCTGCCAGAGCGCGCGGAACAGCGGTTTGGTCATCCGTCCCGTGAGCACCCTGGTCGGCACGCCGTCCAATGCGTGCACACCGTGACCGATGCCGATTGTCCTGCGCACCAACATGAAATGCGCGACCAGCCACAGCTGGAAGCGTTCGTCGAAGTCGATCAGCTGCTCGCAGACGCGTTTGATGCCGGGCGGCGCACCCGTCCCGTATACGTCCGTGATCCGGATGCCGCCGCGGTCGAGCAGCCGGTCCAGCGCCGCGGCGATGTACCCCGCCGCGGTCTGCACGCCGTTGTAGCCGGGTGACTGTTGACCGCTGCCGTCGCCGAGGTTGCGCCGGATGACCTGATAGGTGTCGGGCGTCATGGATTCGAGCACCTGCAGTTCGCGCATCAGGCAGTCGGCGATCCGCACCACCCGGTCCAGCCGGGCGGACACCGCCCACAGCGCGTCCGCATCCAATTCGCCGACGACGCTCGCGAGCTCATGGGACAGCAGTTTGAGCCAGACCTCCTGGGCCTGGTGGACGATCTGGAACATCAGCTCGTCCGGATCGGTGAGCTCGTCGACCTCCGTCTGCAGCGAAAGCAGTTCGGCGGTGCGTAAATAGATTTCGTAGTCGGTGGTGCCGTCACCGACCCATGTCTTCAGGACCGGGTTGAATACCGGCTTGGCCAGCGCCTCGCGCAGCTGCTCCGCGGCGGTCCCTCCCCCCATCGCGCTCAATGCCTACCTCCTAGACCGAAATAGCAAGTGCCACAATGGCAGATCCTAGTGCGCCGAGACCGGATCCGGTTCGGTCAACGGATCGAAATCGAACCGCCGGGTAGAAAAGCACCCCGCCGGCCGGTGCGGCGGCCAGGTCGCAGCACCGACAGCGGCCGATCCGGACGCGCACGCCGGGTCGCCAGATCCATCTGTCCACTGTTGGTAGACGGCTGGTTGTCGAGGATGGTTCAGCGATCGCAACGCCGGCGCCAGCGAGATTTGATCGGGCTTGTGGGCCGCCTTGCCCGGGCGACGGCGACGTTCAATAACACCGTGGGACATACATTTTCGTGAGCCGAACAAATCGCAATCCCCTACCGGGTAATTCGGGCGAGGTCGGCGGTTTACCCCGCCGGAAATCTGGGCCGATATTCCCGGAGCGAAAATCGAGCCGCAGTTTGTGATCGCCGTCTCCGGAGCCCCGCCTGCGCCGGTAAACGAATACTGTTGGGCCGCTATCGGTTTGGTTCACCCACCGACCTGGTCGTCAAGTCGCGCGCGATCGGTCCGCCAGGCGCACCGCTGGAGCAATACCGCGACAGGGCGGCGCCTGCCGATCATCGAGTCACAGCCAATTTCCGCAGGCCACACGGCATGGAGCCAAAGATCAGGAAAAGAAGAAGACCCGGAACATGATGTTCCGGGTCTTTCCCTAGTAGCGGGGACAGGATTTGAACCTGCGACCTCTGGGTTATGAGCCCAGCGAGCTACCGAGCTGCTCCACCCCGCGTCGGTGAACACAACATTACACACGGGTGTGAAGCAGATGCAAATCGCCTGATCAGCCAGCCATTCAACCGGCTCTACCGAACCTCGCGCGACACGCCGACGACCATCGGATCGGACATCACACGGCCCAATTGGGGATATCAACGGCTTGACAAATTCCAAGATTCCTGCCGCATAACGCCGGAATTTCTCGGCCCAACCCCCGAGATTTCCCCATGTCGATCTAGGTCAAGCTTCTCAAACGTGACCTGGATCACTATTTCACAGTGATCTCGGTCACATAACGGTGCTATAACAGACCAGTCGGAATCCATTACTAAAGCTTAATTCACCTGCAAAAAGGCTAATATCCGTCCGATTCACTTCACACAATTCACCCGTTATCAAGATGTGATCGACGGTGATTTGTTCGTTACCGTCTGATCCACGGCCCGGATCAACCGGGAAGGGCCGAACTCGAACCGGCGAACACCGGCAACCCTGTCCCACGGT
This region includes:
- a CDS encoding aminotransferase class V-fold PLP-dependent enzyme, whose amino-acid sequence is MNHALRAEFPVLETCVYLNSNSTGAIPRGAEAVLRRYWETLRTWRDDAWYGWLGEFDDYVRALAEFLGATPETVVIDTNLTTLLGRLATCFDFAAERAKVVITDQEFPTVPFLWQGFAKYGAQPVTVEFDTDAVVSAIDERTLLVCVAHGSYLTGGLLDLERIVARAHEMGALVIVDAFQTVGVVPIDLRTLRADFVLGGAHKWLCGAHTAFLYAREELLPTLRPAATGWFAGADPLSFRPARDWAADARRLAGGTPIPLTAMLSRVGLDLLAEVGVRAIREHSLRCTERVLARADEAGIRVRTPRAAPRRGGVVSLSFPGDHEAQQRLSERGMVCSWREGLRVAPHIYNTLDEVDAFMDALVAERKESHA
- a CDS encoding tryptophan 2,3-dioxygenase family protein encodes the protein MGGGTAAEQLREALAKPVFNPVLKTWVGDGTTDYEIYLRTAELLSLQTEVDELTDPDELMFQIVHQAQEVWLKLLSHELASVVGELDADALWAVSARLDRVVRIADCLMRELQVLESMTPDTYQVIRRNLGDGSGQQSPGYNGVQTAAGYIAAALDRLLDRGGIRITDVYGTGAPPGIKRVCEQLIDFDERFQLWLVAHFMLVRRTIGIGHGVHALDGVPTRVLTGRMTKPLFRALWQARDELTASWRRDGGYAPGETRRSAAI